From a single Vampirovibrio chlorellavorus genomic region:
- a CDS encoding thiamine pyrophosphate-dependent enzyme, which yields MVSSPTPLKTPLKGSQLKSDIHSEWCPGCGDFGITNSIQQAIAGLGMKPWETFIVSGVGCSGKVPHYIHTYGMHTLHGRSLAFAQGAKLANPNLHIIAAGGDGDGYGIGAGHFVHAGRRNMDMTYVVFNNEVYGLTKGQASPTLAQGAQPKSLALPNPTTAINPVTLALACGYTFIARSYAFDAKHLKETIMKAIQHKGMALIDVLQPCPTYNNIHTKDYFAEMVDVGGSQVPRVYYLENEGYDGVVKNPNDINEVNAKQAQCFEQAHKVEDRVALGVYYQIERPTFQDILKKNIPLLNEFTPVELPYYDPQTMIANTDLSKAAADFTI from the coding sequence ATGGTCTCTAGTCCCACCCCCTTGAAAACACCGCTGAAGGGCTCGCAGCTCAAAAGCGACATCCATTCCGAATGGTGCCCCGGTTGCGGCGACTTCGGGATTACCAATTCCATTCAGCAAGCCATCGCTGGTCTGGGCATGAAGCCTTGGGAAACCTTCATCGTCTCCGGTGTGGGTTGCTCCGGTAAAGTGCCTCACTACATCCACACCTACGGCATGCACACCCTGCACGGTCGCTCGCTGGCGTTTGCCCAGGGCGCCAAGCTGGCCAACCCCAACCTGCACATCATCGCCGCCGGTGGCGACGGTGACGGCTACGGGATTGGCGCGGGTCACTTTGTCCACGCCGGTCGCCGGAACATGGACATGACCTACGTGGTGTTCAACAACGAAGTGTACGGTTTGACCAAAGGTCAGGCCTCCCCGACTTTGGCCCAGGGCGCACAGCCCAAGTCCCTGGCCCTGCCCAATCCAACCACCGCCATCAACCCGGTGACCCTGGCGTTGGCCTGCGGCTACACTTTCATTGCCCGTAGTTACGCCTTCGATGCCAAGCACCTGAAGGAAACCATCATGAAAGCCATCCAGCACAAAGGGATGGCTCTGATTGATGTCCTGCAGCCTTGCCCCACCTACAACAACATCCACACGAAGGACTACTTCGCCGAGATGGTGGATGTGGGCGGCAGCCAGGTTCCTCGGGTTTACTATCTGGAGAACGAAGGCTACGATGGCGTGGTGAAAAACCCCAACGACATCAATGAAGTCAACGCCAAGCAGGCTCAGTGCTTCGAGCAGGCCCACAAGGTGGAAGACCGCGTGGCGCTGGGTGTGTACTACCAGATTGAACGCCCCACGTTCCAGGACATTCTGAAAAAGAATATTCCGCTGCTGAACGAGTTCACCCCGGTGGAACTGCCCTACTACGACCCTCAGACCATGATCGCCAACACCGATCTGTCCAAGGCCGCTGCCGATTTCACCATTTAA
- a CDS encoding 2-oxoacid:acceptor oxidoreductase subunit alpha: MNRTHDLCWMIGGPQGTGVDSSATLFARSCAVAGYWVYGRREYHSNIKGEHSYFQVRVKTEPVYSHTDPVNLLATFENSTAQLHAFEIVDDGAFIYDPKVTDPAKLDLKPGVLLFPIPFDQILEEIAQATGKTQTSLSIIKNTIAVAASMALCQLDISAIEEALNGIFTGSKAKLVSLNMQAATKAYEIMKNNPDTAKFNYVMEKPATVPAKGSRYLLNAAVATGLAKLKAGCRLQTYYSITPAVDECIYLEDLSEYGLPVVQCEDEIAAINMAIGGGTTGVRASTSTSGPGMDLMTEGLGWAGINEVPVVMFNYMRGGPSTGLPTRHEQTDMLACLFSGHGEYPKIVMCPGDAREQFYDTFKAFNYADRYQTPVTFISDKLLANNTVCFPKFDDSNMKVDLGVMAGKDAKFDENNIEAALQKFPRFKITEDGISPRALPGMPGHIYWMTGDEHCEYGHITEEPEIRIPMQEKRMKKLDLAAREILPEDQLVVHGPENAPITIVSWGSTKGVILDTIKVLKEKHNLDVNFIQIRLLSPFPVDAFKKAMANVKRAVVVESSFGGQITQLITMRTGIQIEHEVLKWSGRPISETELVAAIQEINEKQSRKVVLSYGL, encoded by the coding sequence ATGAACCGCACGCATGATTTATGCTGGATGATCGGCGGCCCACAAGGGACAGGGGTTGACTCCTCGGCCACCCTGTTTGCCCGCTCCTGCGCTGTAGCCGGCTACTGGGTCTACGGTCGCCGTGAATACCACTCCAACATCAAGGGGGAGCATAGCTACTTTCAAGTTCGGGTGAAAACCGAGCCTGTTTACAGCCATACCGATCCCGTCAACCTGTTGGCCACCTTTGAAAACTCGACTGCCCAACTGCACGCCTTTGAAATCGTGGACGATGGCGCTTTCATCTACGACCCCAAAGTCACCGATCCCGCCAAGCTGGATTTAAAACCGGGCGTCTTGCTGTTCCCCATCCCCTTTGATCAGATTCTGGAAGAGATTGCCCAGGCCACGGGCAAAACCCAAACCAGCCTGTCCATCATCAAGAACACCATTGCCGTGGCTGCCTCCATGGCCCTGTGTCAACTCGATATCAGCGCTATTGAAGAAGCCCTGAACGGCATCTTCACCGGCAGCAAAGCCAAGCTGGTTTCGCTGAACATGCAAGCGGCCACCAAGGCTTACGAAATCATGAAAAACAACCCGGATACGGCCAAGTTCAATTATGTAATGGAAAAACCGGCCACGGTTCCGGCCAAAGGCTCCCGTTACCTGCTGAACGCCGCTGTGGCTACTGGTTTGGCCAAGCTCAAAGCGGGTTGCCGTCTGCAAACCTACTACTCCATTACCCCGGCCGTGGATGAGTGCATTTACCTGGAAGACCTGTCCGAGTACGGTTTGCCGGTTGTGCAGTGCGAAGATGAAATCGCAGCCATCAACATGGCCATCGGTGGTGGTACCACTGGCGTTCGGGCCTCCACCTCCACCTCTGGTCCCGGTATGGACCTGATGACCGAAGGTCTCGGCTGGGCGGGCATCAACGAAGTGCCTGTGGTTATGTTCAACTACATGCGGGGCGGCCCCTCCACCGGTTTGCCCACCCGTCATGAGCAAACCGACATGCTGGCCTGCCTGTTCAGCGGCCATGGCGAGTACCCCAAGATCGTCATGTGCCCCGGCGATGCCCGCGAGCAGTTCTACGACACCTTCAAGGCCTTCAACTACGCGGATCGCTACCAGACCCCGGTCACCTTCATCAGCGATAAGTTGCTGGCCAACAACACCGTGTGCTTCCCCAAGTTCGATGACAGCAACATGAAAGTCGATCTGGGCGTAATGGCCGGTAAAGACGCCAAATTTGATGAAAACAACATTGAAGCGGCCCTGCAAAAGTTCCCCCGCTTCAAAATCACCGAAGACGGCATTTCTCCCCGTGCCCTGCCCGGCATGCCCGGCCACATCTACTGGATGACCGGTGACGAGCATTGCGAGTATGGCCACATTACCGAAGAGCCGGAAATCCGCATTCCCATGCAGGAAAAGCGGATGAAAAAGCTGGATCTGGCCGCTCGGGAAATCCTGCCGGAAGATCAACTGGTGGTTCATGGGCCGGAAAACGCCCCTATCACCATTGTCAGCTGGGGTTCCACCAAGGGCGTGATTCTGGACACCATTAAAGTGCTGAAAGAAAAGCACAATCTGGATGTCAACTTCATTCAGATCCGCCTGTTGAGCCCATTCCCGGTAGATGCCTTCAAGAAAGCCATGGCGAACGTGAAACGGGCCGTGGTGGTGGAAAGCAGCTTCGGCGGTCAAATCACCCAACTCATCACCATGCGCACGGGTATCCAGATTGAGCATGAAGTGCTGAAGTGGAGCGGTCGTCCGATTTCTGAAACCGAGCTGGTTGCCGCCATTCAAGAAATTAACGAGAAACAGTCCAGAAAGGTGGTATTGTCCTATGGTCTCTAG
- a CDS encoding bifunctional GNAT family N-acetyltransferase/carbon-nitrogen hydrolase family protein, with translation MKNKATNAKLVIRNATPADLVEIQRLSEKVYPDIPPYSLDILRGQLNNYPEGQFVAVYDSKIVGYCATIRVSEQVAMAPHTWRQITGGGYGSTHLATGEYLYGMEIFVDPDYRGLRIGERLYSERKKLCRYYRLKGIVFGGRMPMLKKRLKQVGSVEQYVEQVKDRKINDPTTSFQLRQGFEIMGILPDYLPSDKESMGTATHMVWRNPEAPEPEGKSRTNAGRLPESVRVATVQYEQRRIHSFEEFEQIVTYFVDVVSDYRSDFVVFPELFTLQLLSIENEPIPPDKSIDRLTEYTEKIKEMFLRLAIKYNINIIAGSHPTKMKDGSIQNVTFVCLRDGSIHEQPKIHPTPNERYWWNIQGGDNLSVIQTDCGPIGVLICYDCEFPELARHLIDQGANILFVPFCTDERQGYLRVRYSAQARAVENQCYVAMSGNVGNLPRVHNMDIQYAQSCILTPCDFYFARDGIAADTTPNVETVAFADLRLEYIYRARHSGTVMNLKDRRHDLYSVVWHKNKKLRSKE, from the coding sequence ATGAAAAACAAAGCCACCAACGCCAAACTGGTCATCCGCAATGCCACTCCAGCCGATTTGGTTGAAATTCAGCGCCTCTCTGAAAAAGTGTATCCCGATATACCGCCTTACTCACTGGATATCCTGAGAGGCCAGCTCAACAATTACCCGGAAGGGCAGTTTGTGGCCGTATACGATTCTAAAATCGTGGGCTATTGCGCCACCATACGGGTATCGGAGCAAGTGGCGATGGCCCCTCACACCTGGCGTCAAATTACGGGCGGCGGCTACGGCTCTACCCACTTGGCCACGGGGGAGTATCTTTATGGCATGGAAATCTTTGTGGATCCTGATTATCGGGGCTTGCGCATTGGGGAGCGCTTGTATAGCGAGCGCAAAAAATTATGCCGATACTATCGCCTGAAGGGTATCGTCTTTGGCGGGCGCATGCCGATGCTGAAGAAGCGGCTGAAGCAAGTGGGCTCGGTGGAGCAATATGTCGAGCAGGTCAAAGACCGTAAAATCAACGACCCCACCACCAGTTTTCAGTTGCGCCAGGGCTTTGAAATTATGGGGATTTTGCCCGATTACCTGCCCAGCGATAAGGAGTCCATGGGCACGGCCACCCATATGGTTTGGCGGAACCCGGAAGCTCCGGAGCCAGAGGGAAAATCACGCACCAATGCCGGTCGATTGCCGGAATCGGTGCGGGTGGCTACGGTGCAATACGAGCAGCGACGCATTCATTCCTTTGAAGAGTTTGAACAAATTGTGACCTACTTTGTGGATGTGGTTTCGGATTATCGCTCGGATTTCGTGGTGTTCCCGGAGTTGTTTACCTTACAGTTGCTCTCCATTGAGAATGAACCCATTCCGCCGGATAAGTCCATTGATCGGCTAACGGAATATACGGAAAAAATCAAGGAAATGTTCCTGCGGCTGGCCATTAAGTACAACATCAATATCATTGCCGGTTCGCACCCCACCAAAATGAAGGACGGATCCATCCAGAACGTGACTTTTGTGTGTTTGCGAGATGGTTCCATTCATGAGCAACCCAAGATTCATCCTACGCCCAACGAGCGGTATTGGTGGAATATTCAGGGAGGTGACAACCTCAGCGTCATCCAGACCGACTGCGGCCCCATTGGGGTTTTGATTTGTTATGATTGCGAATTCCCGGAACTGGCCCGGCACTTGATCGATCAGGGGGCCAATATTTTGTTTGTCCCCTTCTGTACCGATGAGCGCCAAGGGTATTTGCGGGTGCGTTATTCGGCTCAGGCCAGAGCGGTTGAGAACCAGTGTTATGTGGCCATGTCCGGTAACGTGGGTAACCTGCCCCGGGTTCATAACATGGACATTCAGTACGCCCAAAGCTGTATTTTAACCCCGTGCGATTTCTACTTTGCCCGCGATGGCATTGCCGCCGACACCACCCCCAACGTGGAAACGGTGGCATTTGCCGATTTGCGACTGGAATATATTTATCGGGCCCGCCATTCTGGCACGGTAATGAACCTGAAGGATCGTCGTCACGACCTCTATAGTGTGGTGTGGCATAAAAATAAGAAGCTCAGAAGCAAAGAGTAG
- the zntR gene encoding Zn(2+)-responsive transcriptional regulator: protein MHSLKSGELAKQANVNPETLRYYEREGLLPEPTRTEAGYRLYHPDDVKRVRFIKKAQELGFSLKEVKELLALKLNADHSASEVKRLTEHKIEAIEAKIQSLQAMKNVLKDLASACSGTGSVDHCPILNCLEDNTQEKGGENSCKTC from the coding sequence ATGCATTCCCTGAAATCTGGAGAACTGGCCAAGCAGGCCAACGTGAACCCGGAAACACTCCGTTATTATGAGCGAGAGGGCTTGTTGCCGGAACCCACCCGCACCGAGGCGGGATATCGGCTGTATCACCCCGATGATGTGAAGCGGGTGCGCTTTATCAAAAAGGCCCAGGAATTGGGCTTCTCCCTGAAGGAAGTGAAAGAGCTGCTGGCCCTCAAGTTGAACGCCGATCACTCTGCCAGTGAGGTAAAACGCCTCACCGAGCATAAAATTGAGGCGATTGAAGCCAAAATCCAGAGCTTGCAGGCCATGAAAAACGTTTTGAAGGATCTGGCTTCGGCCTGTTCCGGCACCGGCAGCGTGGATCATTGCCCCATTCTGAATTGTCTGGAAGATAACACTCAAGAGAAAGGAGGTGAAAACTCATGCAAAACCTGTTAG
- a CDS encoding GNAT family N-acetyltransferase — MIAESTVLSEIHHPYQLQSFFECWWQYLSPKFDIVDVHHNLAIHRREMCKGVALKELRYAGWNNAWSQDFDQRCYEQFASLQPQSQWDYLALTWPESRRAFQRFELLTELGLEIFQKPSSTAYWVDLHHGFDAYLSQLSAAKRKDIRRKLKKSEALHPELRRFSGIDGIQQFFSLFFKHHLAYWTQKAGHSYFSDLRERDFIVAWAQALEEQGALLLEGFYLNGTLTNLTMNILMGHTLYSVMTINTGEYQEFAPGLLSLYHRMARATEYNILQINLGDGEHGYKAGIANRTDPYYSLLLANPKSIRGQAYVNYVKYKTLSPIQIPEITGISAKIPDLGRLFLPGFIPGGAVASLVSVA; from the coding sequence ATGATTGCTGAATCAACTGTGCTATCAGAGATCCATCATCCTTATCAGTTACAAAGCTTTTTCGAGTGTTGGTGGCAGTACCTGTCCCCCAAGTTTGACATTGTGGATGTCCACCACAATCTGGCGATTCATCGCCGTGAAATGTGCAAGGGCGTTGCGCTGAAGGAGCTTCGTTACGCAGGGTGGAACAATGCCTGGTCTCAGGATTTTGACCAGCGTTGCTACGAGCAATTTGCCAGCCTGCAGCCCCAAAGCCAGTGGGATTATTTGGCGTTAACCTGGCCGGAGAGTCGCCGGGCGTTTCAGCGGTTTGAGTTATTGACGGAACTGGGGCTTGAAATATTCCAAAAACCCAGTTCCACCGCTTATTGGGTTGATTTGCACCATGGCTTCGATGCTTATTTGAGCCAGTTGAGTGCCGCCAAACGGAAGGACATTCGTCGCAAACTCAAAAAATCGGAAGCGCTGCATCCTGAGCTGCGGCGTTTTTCAGGGATTGATGGCATTCAGCAATTTTTTTCCCTGTTTTTTAAGCACCATCTGGCGTACTGGACACAAAAAGCCGGACATTCCTATTTTAGCGATCTCCGTGAGCGGGACTTCATCGTGGCATGGGCACAAGCGCTGGAGGAACAGGGCGCTTTGCTTCTGGAAGGGTTTTATCTGAACGGTACTCTTACCAATCTGACCATGAATATTCTGATGGGCCATACACTTTACTCCGTCATGACCATCAACACCGGAGAGTATCAGGAGTTCGCTCCAGGTTTGCTGAGCCTGTACCACCGCATGGCAAGGGCTACGGAGTATAACATACTGCAAATCAACCTGGGAGACGGGGAGCATGGCTACAAAGCCGGAATTGCCAACCGCACCGATCCCTATTACTCCCTGTTATTGGCCAACCCGAAATCAATCCGGGGGCAGGCATACGTGAATTATGTCAAATATAAAACGTTAAGCCCAATCCAAATACCGGAGATAACGGGCATTTCTGCGAAAATTCCAGACCTCGGGCGTTTGTTTCTGCCCGGCTTCATTCCTGGAGGGGCGGTTGCGTCGCTTGTTTCTGTGGCGTAA
- a CDS encoding Eco57I restriction-modification methylase domain-containing protein, producing MPTTPLPFHADSHPDNLSALVWQSMLSQLTPTISENNPSSISYIPPGLRLSQWQGWEAIWPQPDDHWVALYEQTQARLARQNRKKKGELQQGVFYTPEPMARYLVRQTLGVFLQQRYQAIAGAILENQVQAAQTLVDEVQGVKVIDPACGTGVFLVAALQCLSEFYQRLQEQFTTIHIEGNAQFAIRHQLYGIDIDPLSVAITECRLWQWAHWLEAQDRADESFFTHTNLMAATLMAADTLNASPFPDLRWQFIVGNPPFVSEVRKQAERFKALQHTDFYQAKMDVCDAFTAWAIQHLSPNGQLAYVLPIYWMQRTSSQSLRTLLWETGRFRQLWRFGDSPIFKNAPGHHPSLLLWQKSLSNLKNVEKASRQSIQWGTAETVESLSESGLSAACILNDARSGKFVVGEQQTIDLLHRLSDLHTLIPEKAIQQGIVLPQGRLKKSDWRQQTPSFQAQFSQDAGIFLLTDAEVAALSFNDFERALLKPYYGPTGFLPFQGFQQNKALYQLIYTDAPARKKIATHPDRYSNLRAHLDRFAPVLTAAFKPYGLHRPRQPHWFENPCKTLCPRQVPYPAFAVVEHPAYVSEGFYILQPENAGQAHFWTALLNSQLGWFWLYHQKRKGQRLQIDKDVLQVFPQPPSVTEAAIETLATISQKLAQPVSALERKTLLNRLNKQVFQLYQCSPEEVACVRAAYNAMGFA from the coding sequence ATGCCCACCACCCCACTGCCATTCCATGCCGACTCTCACCCTGACAACCTTTCCGCCCTGGTCTGGCAAAGCATGCTCAGCCAGTTGACCCCAACGATTTCTGAGAACAATCCATCGTCGATTTCATACATCCCGCCCGGATTGCGACTTTCCCAATGGCAAGGCTGGGAGGCAATATGGCCACAACCCGATGACCATTGGGTCGCTTTGTATGAGCAAACCCAGGCGCGATTGGCCCGACAAAATCGCAAAAAAAAGGGCGAATTGCAGCAAGGGGTTTTTTATACCCCGGAGCCCATGGCCCGCTATCTGGTACGGCAAACCCTGGGCGTTTTTCTACAGCAGCGCTATCAGGCCATTGCAGGGGCCATTTTAGAAAATCAGGTGCAAGCAGCGCAAACACTGGTGGACGAGGTTCAGGGGGTGAAAGTGATCGATCCGGCTTGTGGCACCGGGGTATTTTTAGTGGCCGCTTTACAGTGCCTCAGCGAATTTTATCAGCGACTTCAAGAGCAATTTACGACCATCCACATTGAGGGTAACGCCCAATTCGCCATCCGGCATCAGTTATACGGCATCGACATTGATCCGCTGAGCGTGGCCATAACCGAATGCCGATTGTGGCAATGGGCCCACTGGCTTGAGGCCCAAGACCGTGCGGACGAATCGTTTTTTACTCATACCAATTTGATGGCGGCAACTTTGATGGCGGCGGATACCTTGAACGCCTCGCCCTTTCCAGACCTGCGCTGGCAGTTTATTGTGGGCAACCCACCGTTTGTCTCGGAAGTACGCAAGCAGGCTGAACGTTTTAAAGCACTTCAGCACACCGATTTTTATCAGGCCAAAATGGATGTCTGCGACGCCTTTACCGCCTGGGCCATTCAGCACCTTTCGCCCAACGGACAACTGGCTTACGTGTTGCCCATTTACTGGATGCAGCGAACCAGTAGCCAGTCGCTGCGAACGCTACTGTGGGAAACAGGGCGATTCCGGCAATTATGGCGTTTTGGGGACAGTCCCATTTTTAAAAACGCACCCGGTCATCATCCCTCGTTGCTCCTTTGGCAGAAATCGTTGTCAAATCTTAAGAACGTCGAGAAGGCTAGCAGGCAATCCATCCAATGGGGAACAGCGGAGACGGTAGAAAGCCTCTCTGAGTCTGGGCTATCGGCGGCCTGTATATTAAACGATGCCCGTTCCGGAAAATTTGTAGTGGGCGAACAACAGACCATCGATCTCCTCCATCGCTTATCCGACTTGCACACACTAATTCCTGAAAAAGCCATTCAGCAGGGCATTGTGCTGCCCCAGGGACGTTTGAAAAAATCGGATTGGCGGCAGCAAACGCCATCCTTTCAAGCCCAATTTTCCCAGGATGCGGGCATTTTTTTGCTGACGGACGCGGAAGTGGCAGCGCTCTCTTTCAACGATTTTGAACGGGCTTTGCTGAAGCCCTACTATGGACCCACCGGCTTTTTACCCTTTCAGGGATTTCAACAAAACAAGGCGTTGTACCAACTGATTTACACCGATGCCCCAGCCCGGAAAAAAATAGCCACACATCCTGATCGCTACTCCAATCTCCGGGCCCATCTCGATCGTTTTGCCCCCGTGTTGACCGCCGCCTTCAAGCCCTATGGTTTGCATCGTCCCCGGCAGCCCCACTGGTTTGAAAACCCTTGCAAAACACTCTGCCCCCGGCAAGTGCCCTATCCCGCCTTTGCCGTGGTGGAACACCCTGCTTATGTGTCTGAAGGCTTTTACATCTTGCAACCCGAGAATGCAGGACAAGCGCATTTCTGGACAGCCCTGCTGAACAGCCAGCTGGGCTGGTTCTGGTTGTATCATCAAAAACGCAAAGGGCAGCGGCTGCAAATTGATAAAGACGTCTTGCAGGTGTTTCCCCAGCCGCCCTCCGTTACGGAAGCAGCGATAGAAACGCTGGCAACAATCAGCCAAAAATTGGCCCAGCCTGTATCAGCATTAGAACGCAAAACGCTTTTGAACAGGCTGAATAAACAGGTTTTTCAACTGTATCAATGCAGTCCAGAGGAAGTGGCATGCGTGAGGGCTGCCTATAACGCTATGGGCTTTGCGTGA
- the hemG gene encoding protoporphyrinogen oxidase: protein MQSVDTLIIGAGLSGLTAAYRLHQQNRSVMVLEAADRVGGWIQTHHEGGYTFEGGPNTFPSTAQELMDLCRELGLEPQATQASASKRYLYLNGKLTALPQKPWQVLTTPVLSPWAKLRLLKEPFQPKCQADDMSVAGFLTHRVGRAVVENLVDPFISGIYAGNVNTLSMPAVFPKLWQWEQEYGSIFKGLRHRPKKEPTQPKSKMQLMSVAGGLQTLTHRLAQALPAHAIRLRCPVQAIEKADATTYQVRLNGGEILQAQHIILAVPAFVAAALLDTLSPDAASLLRHVPYSSLAVAHLGFRVEQIPHVLDGFGCLIPRKENIPLLAAIWASSLFPERAPQGHVLLSNFIGGAHYPEILKQKASQIQGQVTRDLQTVFHLKGSLEPVFSHIQHHPNAIPQYNLGHVQRIAGIEAVLQKHKGLHLAGNYLHGIALNACVQSGTTAAQAILTQSP from the coding sequence ATGCAATCCGTGGATACCCTGATTATTGGGGCGGGTCTGAGTGGCCTGACGGCTGCGTATCGCCTGCATCAACAAAACCGATCGGTGATGGTGCTGGAAGCGGCCGACCGGGTGGGTGGCTGGATTCAAACCCACCACGAGGGGGGCTACACCTTTGAGGGTGGCCCCAATACCTTCCCCAGCACGGCGCAGGAACTGATGGACTTGTGCCGGGAGTTGGGTCTGGAACCTCAGGCGACCCAGGCATCGGCCAGCAAACGCTACTTGTACCTCAATGGCAAACTGACCGCTTTGCCCCAAAAACCGTGGCAAGTCCTGACCACCCCGGTGCTGTCCCCTTGGGCCAAACTCCGATTGCTGAAAGAGCCGTTTCAGCCGAAATGCCAAGCCGATGACATGAGTGTGGCCGGTTTTCTAACGCACCGGGTGGGGCGAGCGGTGGTGGAGAATCTGGTCGATCCCTTTATTAGCGGCATTTATGCTGGCAATGTGAATACCCTGAGCATGCCCGCCGTGTTCCCCAAGCTGTGGCAGTGGGAGCAGGAGTATGGCAGTATTTTTAAGGGTTTGCGTCATCGTCCTAAAAAAGAGCCCACTCAACCCAAGTCCAAAATGCAACTCATGAGCGTAGCGGGAGGATTACAAACCCTCACCCACCGTTTGGCCCAAGCCCTGCCCGCCCACGCCATTCGCTTGCGGTGCCCGGTTCAAGCCATCGAAAAAGCCGACGCCACGACCTATCAAGTCAGACTGAACGGCGGGGAAATCTTGCAGGCACAGCACATTATTCTGGCCGTGCCTGCCTTTGTGGCCGCCGCCTTACTGGACACCCTAAGTCCCGATGCGGCAAGCCTGCTCCGGCACGTTCCCTATAGCAGTTTGGCGGTGGCCCATTTGGGCTTTCGGGTTGAACAAATACCCCATGTGCTGGATGGCTTTGGCTGCCTGATTCCCCGCAAAGAGAATATCCCGCTATTGGCCGCTATTTGGGCCAGCAGCCTGTTCCCGGAGCGAGCGCCTCAAGGGCATGTGCTGCTCAGTAACTTTATTGGGGGCGCCCATTATCCTGAAATTCTGAAGCAAAAGGCGTCCCAAATTCAGGGGCAAGTCACCCGGGATCTGCAAACGGTCTTCCATCTCAAAGGTTCGCTGGAGCCTGTGTTTAGCCACATTCAGCATCACCCCAACGCTATTCCGCAATACAACTTGGGGCACGTGCAACGCATCGCGGGCATTGAAGCCGTACTGCAAAAGCACAAAGGCTTGCATTTAGCGGGGAATTATCTCCATGGCATTGCCCTGAACGCCTGTGTGCAATCCGGCACGACTGCTGCCCAAGCCATTCTCACGCAAAGCCCATAG
- the hemH gene encoding ferrochelatase — MSSPKTGILFLNLGGPDSLENVKHFLFNLFADPDIIKLPLSFIFQKPLAWLISTKREELAQENYEIMGGSSPILKYTEAQGEALSRALAEKGYPDLPVYIAMRYWHPFTEEAVDAMVKDGIQRVIVVPLYPHFSYTTTGSSLNELKRVLDQKNVRFELQVVPPYHDHPLYLEAMRECIEEGLNSNPWTCPKDEVQILFSAHSLPVKHVKRTKDPYPEQIYACAETIATRFFPNNPWELAYQSQVGKMPWLGPATEGVLPYFAANHRDNILMVALSFVSDHVETLVEIDHEYIPLANELGIEHCYRAPSLNTNASFIQALCELTIDQLENKPGNAAEFSTFPELIQAQASG; from the coding sequence ATGAGTTCACCGAAAACCGGCATTCTATTTCTCAATCTGGGCGGCCCGGACAGCCTGGAGAACGTCAAACACTTTCTGTTCAACCTGTTCGCCGATCCCGATATTATTAAATTGCCCCTGTCTTTTATTTTTCAAAAGCCACTGGCTTGGCTTATTTCCACCAAGCGGGAAGAACTGGCTCAGGAAAATTACGAGATCATGGGTGGCAGCTCCCCCATTCTGAAATATACTGAAGCGCAGGGAGAGGCCCTCTCGCGGGCGCTGGCGGAAAAAGGCTACCCGGATCTGCCGGTGTACATCGCCATGCGCTACTGGCACCCTTTTACGGAAGAAGCGGTGGATGCCATGGTGAAAGATGGCATTCAGCGGGTGATTGTAGTGCCCCTGTACCCGCATTTCTCCTACACCACCACTGGCAGTAGTCTGAACGAGCTGAAACGAGTTTTGGATCAAAAAAACGTGCGGTTTGAACTGCAAGTGGTGCCGCCGTATCACGATCATCCCCTGTATTTAGAGGCCATGCGGGAGTGCATTGAGGAAGGGCTCAATAGCAACCCGTGGACGTGTCCCAAGGACGAGGTGCAGATTCTATTCAGTGCCCACAGTTTGCCGGTGAAGCACGTGAAGCGCACCAAAGATCCGTATCCCGAGCAGATTTACGCTTGCGCGGAAACCATTGCCACCCGCTTTTTCCCCAATAATCCGTGGGAATTGGCCTACCAGAGTCAGGTGGGTAAAATGCCCTGGCTGGGGCCAGCCACGGAAGGCGTGCTGCCCTATTTTGCCGCCAATCACCGGGACAATATTTTAATGGTGGCCCTCAGCTTTGTGTCCGATCACGTGGAAACGCTGGTAGAGATTGATCACGAGTACATTCCCCTGGCCAACGAGTTGGGGATTGAGCATTGCTACCGGGCCCCCTCGCTCAATACCAACGCCAGCTTTATTCAAGCCCTGTGCGAGTTGACGATTGATCAGCTGGAGAACAAGCCGGGGAATGCCGCTGAGTTTTCCACCTTTCCCGAGCTGATTCAAGCGCAGGCCAGTGGCTAA